A single window of Archangium gephyra DNA harbors:
- a CDS encoding choice-of-anchor X domain-containing protein, translating into MLPAQRPGQVPLSPEEAEREAQRQLWEKRLERARFTLDSYRKSTRYPHESRPIEEHPDQVYPASPERKQPLGKDQRDIALTLKQEKIYVVGDEVVRFFVGCENASSHQPLPCEVHSAVAREAPHMAQAGQAAPVPLDFNDTGRNGDEVAGDGTWTGSFQPSRQGFAMFEGTLRVEFRVRASGNAEGGAFFDIVFTPAAPATFTGKVREVVEKGSLQLYVGLQVRKAGRYVMAGRVDDEAGIPLAYVEFNEELEAGAREVRFQVFGLLLHDKKPDFPLRLRDVEGFLLREQGDPDRELVKALYGYVHTTQSYPLERFSEAEWDSEERQRYLAEYGKDVAQAEAELGGLSGPPAGSKAP; encoded by the coding sequence GTGCTCCCCGCGCAGCGGCCCGGCCAGGTCCCCCTGTCTCCGGAGGAGGCCGAGCGCGAGGCACAGCGTCAGTTGTGGGAGAAGCGCCTGGAGCGGGCCCGCTTCACCCTGGACTCCTACCGGAAGTCCACGCGCTACCCCCACGAGTCGCGGCCCATCGAGGAGCACCCGGACCAGGTGTACCCGGCCTCGCCCGAGCGCAAGCAGCCGCTGGGCAAGGATCAGCGGGACATCGCGCTGACGTTGAAGCAGGAGAAGATCTACGTCGTGGGCGACGAGGTGGTGCGCTTCTTCGTGGGCTGCGAGAACGCGAGCTCCCACCAGCCGCTGCCGTGCGAGGTGCACTCGGCCGTGGCCCGCGAGGCCCCGCATATGGCGCAGGCCGGGCAGGCCGCCCCGGTCCCGCTGGACTTCAACGACACCGGCCGCAACGGCGACGAGGTGGCCGGGGACGGCACGTGGACGGGGAGCTTCCAGCCCTCGCGCCAGGGCTTCGCCATGTTCGAGGGCACGCTGCGCGTCGAGTTCCGCGTGCGCGCCAGCGGCAATGCCGAGGGCGGGGCCTTCTTCGACATCGTCTTCACGCCCGCCGCGCCCGCCACCTTCACCGGCAAGGTGCGCGAGGTGGTGGAGAAAGGCTCGCTGCAGCTCTACGTGGGCCTGCAGGTGCGCAAGGCCGGCCGCTACGTGATGGCGGGCCGCGTGGATGACGAGGCGGGTATTCCGCTGGCTTATGTGGAGTTCAACGAGGAGTTGGAGGCGGGCGCCCGCGAGGTGCGCTTCCAGGTCTTCGGGCTGCTGCTCCACGACAAGAAGCCCGACTTCCCCCTCCGGCTGCGCGACGTGGAGGGCTTCCTCCTCCGGGAGCAGGGAGATCCAGACCGCGAGCTGGTGAAGGCCCTCTACGGGTACGTGCACACCACCCAGTCCTACCCGCTGGAGCGCTTCTCCGAGGCCGAGTGGGACAGTGAGGAGCGCCAGCGCTACCTGGCGGAGTACGGCAAGGACGTGGCCCAGGCCGAGGCGGAGCTGGGAGGCCTGTCTGGACCGCCGGCGGGCTCCAAGGCACCGTAG
- a CDS encoding MBL fold hydrolase has translation MSSVQAFPNRNTPPSNVRPSDSQITDLRLVPVEIAPDTFWVGKRDPGNIFYANPYLRRFRGTDPKTGRPNEFNLLIDPGSSSDFAQVSTKVTSLIGGLDRLSAVFINHQDPDVGSSASIISARYAPKAGILCSEDTWRLIVHQNLPRGRFIATEKFSHGLNVPTGHRLLPVPSPFCHFRGAVMLYDPETRVLFTGDLFGGVTDVNAQGLWADESDWTGIRAFHQIYMPVNLALQRVVAVIRKLEPAVEIIAPQHGRLIRGPLIQTFLERMEKLPVGLDIMDEAQDRSHLQAWNAVVERVMALARGYLGQSVDEKLMGSTELAETAKVQNGQVSIQRLGRWTVEHVVELLCHGEPPEIAGPIMMEATTAAAEYNLPTPHLDIEGNGVASNVSLLAG, from the coding sequence ATGAGCAGCGTCCAGGCGTTCCCGAATCGCAACACCCCGCCGAGCAACGTCCGTCCATCCGACAGCCAGATCACCGACCTGCGGCTCGTTCCCGTGGAGATCGCTCCGGATACCTTCTGGGTGGGCAAGCGGGATCCCGGCAACATCTTCTACGCCAACCCGTACCTGCGCCGCTTCCGCGGCACGGATCCGAAGACGGGCCGCCCCAACGAGTTCAACCTGCTCATCGACCCGGGCTCGAGCAGTGACTTCGCCCAGGTGTCCACCAAGGTGACGTCGCTCATCGGGGGGTTGGACCGGCTCAGTGCCGTCTTCATCAACCACCAGGATCCGGACGTGGGCTCGTCGGCGAGCATCATCTCGGCGCGCTACGCGCCCAAGGCGGGCATCCTCTGCTCGGAGGACACCTGGCGGCTCATCGTCCACCAGAACCTGCCGCGCGGCCGCTTCATCGCCACGGAGAAGTTCAGCCACGGGCTCAACGTGCCCACCGGCCACCGGCTGCTGCCCGTGCCCTCGCCCTTCTGCCACTTCCGCGGCGCGGTGATGCTGTACGACCCGGAGACGCGGGTGCTCTTCACCGGAGACCTGTTCGGCGGTGTCACGGACGTCAACGCGCAGGGCCTGTGGGCGGATGAGTCGGACTGGACTGGCATCCGCGCCTTCCATCAAATCTACATGCCGGTGAACCTGGCGCTGCAGCGCGTGGTGGCCGTCATCCGCAAGCTGGAGCCGGCGGTGGAGATCATCGCGCCGCAGCACGGGCGGCTCATCCGCGGGCCGCTCATCCAGACGTTCCTGGAGCGGATGGAGAAGCTGCCGGTGGGCCTGGACATCATGGACGAGGCGCAGGATCGCTCGCACCTGCAGGCGTGGAACGCGGTGGTGGAGCGGGTGATGGCGCTGGCGCGCGGCTACCTGGGCCAGTCGGTGGACGAGAAGCTGATGGGCAGCACGGAGCTGGCCGAGACGGCGAAGGTGCAGAACGGCCAGGTGTCCATCCAGCGGCTGGGGCGCTGGACGGTGGAGCACGTGGTGGAACTGCTGTGCCACGGGGAGCCGCCGGAGATCGCCGGTCCCATCATGATGGAGGCCACCACGGCCGCCGCCGAGTACAACCTGCCCACGCCCCACCTGGACATCGAGGGCAATGGCGTGGCCTCCAACGTGTCGCTGCTCGCGGGCTGA
- a CDS encoding serine/threonine-protein kinase: MTDEEHDSGVAYLNPAEGAVAPPPVAPPPSRDSRGSGPARTLLLGSSEHPVDEPRGHPVVRGLIPGQVVAGRYQVERWLGSGGSAMVHEVIELTTGAHLALKVLAVPGADASQIARFRQEVEHARALDHPNIVRVYDVGVDGDRHFLTTELLVGMDLKRRLMGTRPTLAEALRWLTHAAAALEHAHGRGVLHRDVKPGNLFLTKPGILKLMDFGLAKSSHVAGVTAQGAVLGTPEYMAPEQISGAHPVTPATDLYSLGVVAYELLTGQLPFRHPQPVPLMFLHVQQPPVPPRTLTPSLPEPFERVVLKLMQKHPEQRYPGAAALRSDLARLWPLALPPKATSR; this comes from the coding sequence GTGACGGACGAGGAGCACGACAGCGGGGTGGCGTACCTGAATCCCGCGGAGGGGGCGGTGGCTCCGCCTCCCGTAGCACCGCCGCCCTCGCGCGATTCGCGGGGGAGCGGGCCGGCGCGCACGCTGCTGCTCGGCAGCAGTGAGCACCCGGTGGACGAGCCACGGGGCCACCCGGTGGTGCGGGGCCTCATTCCGGGGCAGGTGGTGGCCGGGCGCTACCAGGTGGAGCGCTGGCTGGGCTCCGGTGGCAGCGCCATGGTGCACGAGGTGATTGAGCTCACCACGGGCGCGCATCTGGCGCTCAAGGTGTTGGCGGTGCCGGGCGCGGACGCCTCGCAGATCGCCCGCTTCCGCCAGGAGGTGGAGCACGCGCGGGCGTTGGATCATCCCAACATCGTGCGTGTCTACGACGTGGGGGTGGATGGGGACAGGCACTTCCTCACCACGGAGCTGCTGGTGGGGATGGATCTCAAACGCCGCCTGATGGGCACCCGGCCGACGCTGGCCGAGGCGCTGCGGTGGCTCACCCACGCGGCGGCCGCGCTGGAGCACGCGCACGGGCGCGGCGTGCTGCACCGGGATGTCAAACCGGGCAACCTCTTCCTCACGAAGCCGGGCATCCTCAAGCTGATGGACTTCGGGCTCGCCAAGAGCTCGCACGTGGCGGGTGTGACGGCGCAGGGCGCGGTGCTCGGGACTCCCGAGTACATGGCGCCCGAGCAGATCTCCGGCGCGCATCCGGTGACTCCCGCGACCGATCTCTATTCGCTGGGCGTGGTGGCGTATGAGCTGCTCACGGGGCAATTGCCGTTTCGCCACCCGCAGCCCGTGCCGCTCATGTTCCTGCACGTGCAACAGCCGCCCGTGCCTCCGCGCACGCTCACCCCGAGCCTGCCCGAGCCCTTCGAGCGCGTGGTGCTCAAGCTGATGCAGAAGCACCCGGAGCAGCGCTACCCGGGCGCCGCCGCGCTGCGGAGTGACCTGGCCCGGTTGTGGCCTCTGGCTCTGCCGCCGAAGGCGACATCGAGATAA
- a CDS encoding dihydrofolate reductase family protein, which translates to MGLLTFSLNVTLDGCVDHQEGIANDETHAFFTRLMDEGGAMLWGRVTYEMMESYWPAVARGDEEAPPALREWAVKLETKPKYVVSSTRTAFAWTNSHHLAGDLRTGVQKLKDATPDGVLLGSGKLATELDRLDLIDEYKFLVHPRIAGHGPTLYQGGLPSTRRLELISARPLHCGAVAMHYRRAR; encoded by the coding sequence ATGGGATTATTGACCTTCAGCCTCAACGTCACCCTGGATGGCTGTGTCGACCACCAGGAGGGTATCGCCAACGACGAGACGCACGCCTTCTTCACCCGCCTCATGGACGAGGGCGGGGCGATGTTGTGGGGTCGTGTGACCTACGAGATGATGGAGAGCTACTGGCCAGCCGTCGCCCGCGGCGACGAGGAAGCGCCGCCAGCCCTCCGCGAGTGGGCGGTCAAGCTGGAGACCAAGCCGAAGTACGTCGTGTCGTCGACGCGAACGGCCTTTGCGTGGACCAACAGCCACCACCTGGCCGGCGACCTGCGCACAGGGGTGCAGAAGCTCAAGGACGCGACGCCCGACGGCGTGCTCCTGGGGAGCGGCAAGCTCGCGACGGAGCTGGACCGGCTGGATCTGATCGATGAGTACAAGTTCCTGGTCCACCCCAGGATCGCCGGCCATGGGCCGACCCTTTACCAGGGCGGTCTGCCCAGCACGCGACGGCTGGAGCTGATCTCGGCCAGGCCGCTCCATTGCGGCGCGGTCGCGATGCATTACCGGCGCGCGCGCTGA